The Mucilaginibacter mallensis genome has a segment encoding these proteins:
- a CDS encoding TetR/AcrR family transcriptional regulator produces the protein MDKDKIDKKDHILDVAERVFSDMGFDGASTRMISGEAGVNMAMLNYYFGSKEGLFLAVFDRKISSFQDILHNLGIDDTISSWAKVESYIDIYSNRVVNNNCFQKLLYQEMSINRRTDLSDKIHAMLMTSVLELYKMLQEGIDNGEFKADSDLQMVVATIYGTKNFMINTPLLASSMLGYDILDEKIIEEKLKPRLKKYLKTLLKSYLLNDNEHTN, from the coding sequence ATGGACAAAGATAAAATAGACAAGAAAGACCATATACTGGATGTAGCCGAAAGGGTATTTTCTGATATGGGTTTCGACGGCGCATCTACCCGGATGATCTCGGGAGAGGCCGGTGTAAACATGGCGATGCTAAACTATTATTTCGGTTCAAAAGAAGGTTTGTTCCTTGCTGTTTTTGATCGTAAGATCTCTTCTTTTCAGGATATTTTGCACAATCTTGGTATTGATGATACCATTAGTTCCTGGGCGAAAGTTGAAAGCTATATTGATATTTATAGCAACCGTGTTGTTAATAATAACTGTTTCCAGAAACTTTTGTACCAGGAAATGAGTATTAACAGAAGAACAGATCTTTCCGACAAAATTCACGCCATGTTGATGACGAGCGTATTAGAGCTCTATAAAATGCTACAGGAAGGGATTGATAATGGCGAGTTTAAAGCCGACTCTGATCTGCAGATGGTGGTTGCTACCATTTATGGTACCAAGAACTTCATGATAAATACACCGCTGTTAGCATCAAGTATGTTAGGTTATGACATTCTTGATGAAAAAATAATAGAAGAAAAGCTCAAGCCGCGGTTAAAAAAATATTTAAAAACCCTATTAAAATCTTATTTACTAAATGACAATGAACACACAAATTAA
- a CDS encoding sodium:solute symporter family transporter — MKTLATGDYVVFFIYFIIVAFYGWWVYRSKHKGPSDSKDYFLAEGSLTWWAIGASLIASNISAEQFIGTSGSAFKMGIAISSYEWMAAATLIIVAIFFIPVYLKNKIATMPQFLNQRYNGTVAMIMAVFWLLLYIVVNLMSILYLGALAISGISGLNLYLCISLLAIFAVFITLGGMKVIGYTDVIQVFFLVLGGLVATYIALNRIDALTGTSGLWNGFKILKEQADDHFHLIFKKDNPNYMDLPGLSVLVGGMWITNLNYWGCNQYITQRALGADLKTARGGLLFAAFLKLLMPVIVVLPGIAAYVLYQKGMFHHEMLSSKGVIDVNKAYPSLLNLLPTYLKGIAFAALTAAIVASLAGKANSIATIFTLDIYKKAINPAASEKKLVSLGKISVVVAMLLGVLLSLVIGDKLMGEGKQGFQYIQEYTGFVSPGIFAMFILGFFWKKTTSNAALFATIGGFILSVVFKFLPYWTNLSFLAPYGFSKDNGTGVFEIPFLDRMEFVFAFCIIGMYIITMIENAKGLRTNGLEVDTSMFKTSRGFAIGSIVICVLLTVLYTIFW, encoded by the coding sequence ATGAAGACCCTTGCAACCGGCGACTACGTCGTATTTTTTATTTACTTTATCATCGTCGCCTTTTATGGTTGGTGGGTGTATAGAAGCAAACACAAAGGCCCAAGTGATTCAAAAGATTATTTTTTAGCCGAGGGTTCGCTTACCTGGTGGGCCATTGGCGCATCGCTGATCGCATCAAACATCTCAGCCGAACAATTTATAGGCACCAGCGGTTCTGCCTTCAAAATGGGGATAGCCATTTCCAGTTATGAATGGATGGCAGCGGCTACGCTTATCATTGTAGCCATTTTCTTTATCCCGGTTTATTTAAAAAATAAGATAGCCACTATGCCGCAGTTCCTTAACCAGCGGTATAATGGCACGGTCGCCATGATCATGGCTGTGTTTTGGTTGTTATTGTATATCGTAGTAAACTTAATGTCGATATTATACCTTGGGGCTCTGGCTATAAGCGGCATATCTGGTCTTAACCTTTACCTGTGTATCTCGTTGCTGGCTATCTTCGCGGTTTTTATTACGCTGGGCGGCATGAAGGTTATCGGTTATACCGATGTTATACAAGTGTTTTTCCTCGTTTTAGGCGGCCTTGTTGCCACTTATATAGCATTAAACCGTATTGATGCCTTAACAGGTACCAGCGGCCTATGGAATGGCTTTAAAATTTTAAAAGAACAGGCCGACGACCACTTTCATCTCATATTTAAAAAGGACAACCCCAATTACATGGACCTGCCAGGTTTGAGTGTGCTGGTAGGTGGTATGTGGATCACCAATCTTAACTATTGGGGTTGTAATCAGTACATCACCCAAAGGGCATTAGGTGCGGATCTGAAAACTGCCCGTGGTGGTTTGCTATTCGCGGCGTTCCTGAAATTATTAATGCCTGTGATAGTGGTATTACCGGGTATCGCAGCTTACGTGCTGTATCAAAAAGGTATGTTCCATCATGAAATGCTGAGCTCAAAGGGCGTAATTGACGTTAACAAGGCTTATCCGTCATTACTTAACCTGTTGCCTACTTATTTAAAAGGCATCGCGTTCGCGGCATTAACAGCGGCTATTGTGGCTTCATTAGCGGGCAAGGCAAACAGTATAGCTACCATATTCACATTGGATATCTACAAAAAAGCCATTAACCCTGCTGCCAGTGAAAAGAAACTGGTGAGCCTTGGCAAAATATCAGTAGTTGTAGCCATGTTACTTGGTGTGCTGTTATCGCTAGTTATTGGCGATAAATTGATGGGTGAAGGCAAACAAGGTTTCCAATATATCCAGGAATACACCGGCTTTGTATCACCGGGTATATTTGCCATGTTCATCCTTGGCTTTTTCTGGAAGAAAACCACTTCAAACGCAGCGCTGTTTGCAACCATTGGAGGCTTTATATTATCAGTAGTATTCAAATTCCTGCCTTACTGGACAAACCTTTCCTTCCTTGCGCCTTATGGTTTCTCAAAGGATAATGGCACAGGTGTTTTTGAAATCCCTTTTTTAGACAGGATGGAGTTTGTATTTGCCTTCTGTATCATCGGTATGTATATCATCACCATGATTGAGAACGCCAAAGGCCTGCGCACAAACGGGCTGGAAGTAGATACCTCCATGTTTAAAACCAGCAGGGGCTTTGCGATTGGTTCAATTGTTATTTGCGTGCTGTTAACTGTGCTTTATACTATATTTTGGTAA
- a CDS encoding carboxymuconolactone decarboxylase family protein, whose translation MSEVTETITELLQTIGLESDYRTESLTLLEKGESRYLRDFKLNFTSTLTSEHLSTKECALLGLSVAINNNNTPLTQYYTKYAEEQGATAADIAEAAACASLLASNNIFYRFRHFTKKEKYNLIPARIRMQIMMKPITGKDFFELMSLTISAVNGCELCVNAHEDSLIKLGTTEERIFDAIRIASLVTAAGKVIF comes from the coding sequence ATGAGTGAAGTAACAGAAACCATAACTGAACTATTGCAAACTATCGGCCTTGAAAGCGATTATCGTACCGAGAGCCTTACTTTGCTTGAAAAAGGCGAATCACGCTACCTGCGCGATTTTAAATTGAATTTTACCAGCACACTAACATCAGAACACCTAAGCACTAAGGAATGCGCTTTATTGGGCCTGAGCGTGGCTATAAACAACAATAACACCCCGCTTACTCAATACTATACCAAATACGCCGAAGAACAAGGCGCTACAGCAGCTGATATTGCTGAAGCGGCAGCATGCGCGTCGTTACTGGCATCAAACAACATATTTTACCGTTTCAGGCATTTTACCAAGAAGGAAAAATATAATCTGATCCCTGCACGTATCAGGATGCAGATAATGATGAAACCGATAACCGGCAAGGATTTTTTTGAATTGATGAGCCTTACCATTTCGGCGGTAAATGGCTGCGAGCTATGTGTGAATGCACATGAGGATTCGCTTATAAAATTAGGTACAACAGAGGAGCGTATTTTTGATGCCATCCGTATTGCATCACTGGTAACTGCTGCCGGGAAAGTTATATTTTAA
- a CDS encoding DHA2 family efflux MFS transporter permease subunit, translating to MAEQGFRKWIITITVIMASLLELIDTTIVNVSLPQIQGNLGATLEDVAWVTTGYAVANVIVLPMSGWLGSFFGRKNYYMASILLFTIASFLCGNATSLDELIIFRIIQGIAGGGLISTSQAILIETWPREEIGTATALFGLGAVVGPTVGPTIGGWITDNYSWPWIFYVNIPVGALALFLTYTFVRTTPKDGKGKPIDWWGIALLAVAVGSLQTILEKGESEDWFAKTYILVLTIAAILGTLLFIWRELSTDHPIVNFAIMRHRSFAVGMFTSFVLGFGLYGSVFVFPIFCQNLLGFSAQQTGEILFPGGLCTIVMMPFIGKMLNKGIPAQFMATIGMFLFFVFTTMLSKSTLNSGTSDFFWPLVIRGVGMALLFVPLTTLAIADLKGPEVGQGTGLNNMMRQLGGAFGIATLTTVIHIRQGVHRDNLLSNINQYNTPFNTRFNMLVQNFQSKGSSLLDATHQAYMAIEGAVIKQTLLLTYADAYWISGLVMLFSIPLLYLQPFKKLKAATDTH from the coding sequence ATGGCTGAACAAGGTTTTAGAAAGTGGATCATTACTATCACAGTGATCATGGCTTCGTTATTGGAGCTTATTGATACCACGATAGTGAATGTATCCTTGCCCCAGATACAGGGAAACCTTGGGGCAACGCTGGAGGATGTGGCCTGGGTAACAACAGGCTACGCGGTGGCCAACGTAATTGTATTGCCGATGTCGGGCTGGTTAGGCAGCTTCTTTGGTCGTAAGAATTACTACATGGCATCCATACTATTGTTTACAATAGCCTCCTTTTTATGCGGTAACGCAACAAGTTTAGATGAATTAATAATCTTCCGTATTATACAGGGTATTGCAGGTGGTGGTTTAATATCAACCTCACAAGCCATATTAATTGAAACCTGGCCACGTGAGGAAATAGGTACAGCAACCGCACTATTTGGTTTAGGCGCGGTAGTAGGGCCAACAGTAGGACCAACAATTGGCGGCTGGATAACTGATAATTACTCATGGCCATGGATATTTTATGTAAATATTCCGGTAGGTGCACTGGCATTGTTCCTTACTTACACATTTGTGCGAACAACGCCAAAGGACGGGAAAGGAAAGCCCATCGACTGGTGGGGCATTGCACTGCTTGCTGTTGCAGTAGGCAGTTTACAAACCATCCTTGAAAAAGGTGAATCGGAAGATTGGTTTGCAAAAACATACATATTGGTACTTACCATAGCCGCTATATTGGGCACATTACTGTTCATATGGAGGGAACTAAGTACGGATCATCCGATAGTTAACTTTGCCATTATGCGGCATCGAAGCTTCGCCGTGGGGATGTTCACGTCCTTTGTGCTCGGGTTTGGTTTGTATGGTTCGGTATTCGTGTTCCCAATATTTTGTCAGAACCTGCTGGGCTTTTCGGCACAGCAAACAGGGGAGATACTATTTCCCGGTGGCTTATGTACCATTGTTATGATGCCGTTCATCGGTAAAATGCTTAATAAGGGTATACCGGCGCAATTTATGGCAACCATAGGTATGTTTTTGTTCTTTGTGTTTACTACAATGCTGAGCAAATCAACCCTTAATTCAGGTACGAGCGACTTCTTTTGGCCGCTGGTAATAAGGGGTGTTGGTATGGCCCTGTTATTCGTTCCGTTAACCACCTTAGCAATAGCCGATCTGAAAGGGCCGGAAGTTGGGCAGGGAACAGGCTTAAACAACATGATGCGCCAGTTAGGCGGTGCTTTTGGTATTGCTACGCTAACAACAGTTATTCACATACGCCAGGGAGTGCACCGTGATAACTTGTTAAGTAATATCAATCAATACAATACGCCGTTTAACACGCGGTTTAATATGCTGGTACAGAATTTCCAGTCAAAAGGTAGTTCATTACTTGATGCTACCCACCAGGCATACATGGCTATAGAAGGTGCTGTTATTAAACAAACCTTATTATTAACTTATGCTGATGCTTACTGGATATCGGGTTTGGTAATGTTATTCTCCATACCATTATTATACCTGCAGCCTTTCAAGAAATTGAAGGCAGCTACCGATACACACTAA
- a CDS encoding WG repeat-containing protein, which produces MKTKPIIISLICLVVIICLCIFIKIKYLSKPEKAEITQFLNDFRSELKDEHIDSAVNDFEAGKNNKQITLLVKVLAGKTGMNGKSAPTFNISLNTDDNKIIFSNTTNTIAEVPVSFTHAGMDTKQAVITFTIHKIADHQFKIAEVKTGVFLKGYMAYAILVRNKTVPEDAIYSAITLAAFKTADKLKARYDSVLWFEHINKKTWFYVIKGTLNKEFYWLNDHKPDYKPTYKMGLVNPDLKEVIPAEYDLIHNIGGTIQGLIEVEKDGKKGFYNLDGKLVLPVNYDQIFPLKADDNLALLRNGDDYFYLKSDSTVSDKIQDFKIADVLPKIKAYGDSYTLSDESSENIMEYNDREDFTSLVVAPSYLVDWGILDQFVTFENPLRKPGADNDGIEASGSIEIKYEGHKKDEANNWLESAFYSIYNDYLGGRSGLYESKNVLIVNKAQNRILGFNVPSYQGQGDGGSVLSGKCNENAIRAINDTLFEYRTTSGVDQEIIKDTIYEAPYYHYLHIKNGKLEALPNQRVFGCTKYVKLDDSYLQGCYVINGKSIDHVTPEMLQYMKNEIYASYFYKFKSAAWNNVFYGDTDIPDNKKNVSVDDSLTVIDKYNINWLNQKLQGQKSNTLAAE; this is translated from the coding sequence ATGAAAACCAAACCAATAATCATAAGCCTGATTTGCCTTGTTGTAATAATTTGCTTGTGCATTTTTATAAAAATCAAATACCTCTCCAAGCCGGAAAAGGCGGAGATAACACAGTTTTTGAATGATTTTAGGAGCGAACTGAAGGACGAACACATAGATTCGGCTGTCAATGATTTTGAGGCGGGTAAAAACAATAAGCAGATAACACTGCTGGTTAAAGTACTGGCCGGCAAAACGGGCATGAATGGAAAATCAGCACCGACATTCAATATCAGTTTGAATACTGATGATAATAAGATCATTTTCAGCAACACTACCAATACCATTGCCGAAGTGCCGGTTAGCTTTACGCATGCTGGTATGGATACCAAACAAGCTGTTATCACTTTCACCATTCATAAAATAGCCGATCATCAGTTTAAAATAGCTGAAGTAAAAACAGGTGTATTTTTAAAAGGATATATGGCCTACGCAATTTTGGTGCGAAACAAAACTGTGCCCGAAGATGCTATATACAGCGCAATTACACTTGCCGCGTTTAAAACCGCTGATAAATTAAAGGCTCGCTATGATAGCGTATTATGGTTTGAGCATATTAATAAAAAAACGTGGTTTTATGTTATTAAGGGTACATTGAATAAGGAGTTTTATTGGTTGAATGATCATAAGCCTGATTATAAGCCGACGTATAAAATGGGATTGGTAAACCCGGACCTGAAGGAGGTGATACCAGCAGAGTACGACCTGATCCACAATATAGGCGGGACCATACAGGGGTTAATTGAAGTAGAGAAGGATGGTAAAAAGGGATTCTATAACCTGGATGGGAAATTGGTACTGCCTGTAAATTACGACCAGATATTTCCTTTAAAGGCTGATGATAACCTGGCCTTATTACGTAACGGCGATGATTACTTCTATTTAAAAAGCGATTCGACTGTAAGTGATAAAATACAGGATTTTAAAATAGCTGATGTATTGCCTAAGATAAAAGCTTATGGCGATTCGTATACGCTGTCGGACGAGAGCTCAGAGAACATTATGGAATACAATGACCGCGAAGATTTTACTTCGCTTGTTGTGGCGCCATCATACCTGGTTGACTGGGGTATATTAGATCAGTTTGTAACCTTTGAAAATCCGTTAAGAAAGCCGGGGGCTGATAATGATGGTATCGAGGCCAGCGGATCGATAGAAATTAAGTATGAAGGCCATAAAAAGGATGAAGCTAATAATTGGCTGGAGAGTGCTTTTTATTCTATTTATAATGATTATTTGGGAGGCCGCTCAGGTTTATATGAGAGCAAGAACGTTCTGATTGTTAATAAGGCACAAAACAGGATATTAGGTTTTAATGTACCTAGTTATCAAGGCCAAGGAGACGGCGGAAGTGTATTGTCTGGCAAATGCAATGAGAACGCTATACGTGCTATAAACGATACCTTGTTTGAGTATAGAACCACAAGCGGCGTTGATCAGGAAATTATAAAGGATACAATATACGAGGCACCATATTATCATTACCTGCATATTAAAAATGGCAAACTGGAAGCATTGCCCAATCAACGTGTATTTGGCTGTACAAAATATGTAAAACTGGATGATAGTTATTTACAAGGCTGTTATGTAATTAATGGAAAATCAATAGATCATGTAACACCCGAGATGTTGCAGTATATGAAAAATGAGATATATGCTTCTTATTTTTATAAATTTAAAAGTGCTGCCTGGAACAATGTGTTTTATGGCGATACTGATATTCCTGATAACAAAAAGAATGTTTCTGTTGATGACTCATTAACCGTTATTGATAAATACAATATCAACTGGCTAAATCAAAAGCTTCAAGGCCAAAAATCAAATACATTGGCGGCTGAATAA
- a CDS encoding DUF2306 domain-containing protein codes for MGKILRYIALFWIVFLCAGTFYQYIDFKHQSVFLQLKQKAVETGWYLPAFYCHIFGSSIILIAGFFQFSKKVYNNRPLHKALGKLYVFGVLFFASPGAYVMTLFINRGPAVFASFFIQNTLWVIFTLSAWLLVMNGKIDEHIRMMRRSYGLAFAAVTLRFYIWLFTIFGQGVNFPNNYIIIAFLSWVPNLLLVEAINYYERKNGFKVEGSKTL; via the coding sequence ATGGGTAAAATACTTAGATATATTGCCCTGTTCTGGATAGTGTTTTTGTGTGCGGGTACATTTTATCAATATATTGATTTTAAGCACCAGTCGGTATTTTTGCAACTGAAACAGAAAGCTGTTGAAACCGGTTGGTATCTGCCTGCCTTTTACTGTCACATTTTTGGGAGCAGTATTATATTGATAGCCGGCTTTTTCCAGTTCTCAAAAAAGGTATACAATAATAGGCCGTTGCATAAAGCATTGGGGAAATTATATGTATTTGGTGTGCTGTTTTTCGCTTCGCCGGGGGCTTATGTCATGACCTTGTTTATTAACCGTGGTCCGGCAGTATTCGCCTCATTTTTTATTCAGAATACCCTATGGGTTATATTTACCCTAAGCGCCTGGCTTTTGGTTATGAATGGCAAGATAGATGAACACATCCGCATGATGCGCCGGAGCTACGGACTGGCATTCGCGGCGGTAACGCTGCGGTTTTATATATGGCTGTTCACTATTTTTGGGCAGGGGGTTAACTTCCCCAATAACTATATCATCATCGCCTTTTTAAGCTGGGTGCCTAATTTGCTATTGGTTGAAGCGATTAATTATTATGAGCGGAAGAATGGGTTTAAAGTGGAGGGAAGTAAAACCTTATAA
- a CDS encoding TolC family protein, giving the protein MNTQINISHKQLFKMSLLGLLAALLLIAFTGNKASAQDKTLTLKEAIDLGLQNSKTLKYSQAKIDEAVSQYKQAKDKSLPTGSVSFAYDRAQIPANTLDFGKQTINLPTGANAYLGIASVNEVIFGGNKLKYARQSTDLLTQASRLDADKDKDQITFDIISSYYNLYKVLQSIKVVNQNIATEDQQIHQSQRFFDQGLVTKNDVLRFELQKANIQLNGIDLENNRKVINYNLNVLLGLPETTTLNIDTLTDSARIVGPLSAYLDTALQNRQELRVLDFNNRVADLNIKSIKANQLPTLSASAAGYYVDVAANPLPTHGNYITPLVLGVTVAWNFDALWLNKNKVAQASIQRTEVDINKGITTDNVKDEVNQNYQNYLTALDKIKLLQTSIAQAGENNNILQSKYKSNTASATDRADAETLLFQAQINLELAKADAVLAYYSLLKSTGKLNK; this is encoded by the coding sequence ATGAACACACAAATTAATATATCCCACAAACAATTGTTTAAAATGTCGTTGCTTGGCTTGCTTGCGGCTTTGCTATTAATAGCATTTACCGGCAACAAGGCATCAGCACAGGACAAAACACTTACCCTAAAGGAAGCCATAGATTTGGGCCTCCAAAACAGTAAGACACTGAAGTACTCACAAGCTAAAATTGATGAGGCGGTTTCACAGTACAAACAGGCAAAAGACAAATCGTTGCCTACTGGCTCTGTAAGCTTTGCTTATGACCGTGCGCAGATACCTGCTAACACGCTTGATTTTGGAAAGCAGACCATTAATTTGCCTACCGGTGCTAATGCTTATTTAGGTATCGCATCAGTTAACGAAGTTATCTTCGGCGGTAATAAATTAAAATATGCCCGCCAAAGCACTGATCTTTTAACACAGGCATCACGCTTAGATGCCGACAAGGATAAAGATCAGATCACTTTTGATATCATCAGCTCTTACTACAACCTTTATAAGGTATTGCAGAGCATAAAGGTGGTAAATCAAAACATCGCTACTGAAGATCAGCAGATCCACCAGTCGCAGCGCTTTTTTGACCAGGGTTTGGTAACCAAAAATGATGTTTTGCGTTTTGAACTGCAAAAAGCTAATATCCAGTTAAATGGTATCGACCTAGAAAATAACAGGAAAGTGATCAACTACAACCTGAATGTTTTATTAGGTCTGCCTGAAACTACAACTTTAAATATTGATACGCTTACCGATAGCGCCAGAATAGTAGGGCCACTATCAGCTTATCTGGATACTGCATTACAGAACCGCCAGGAGTTGAGAGTGCTTGATTTTAATAACCGTGTTGCTGATTTGAATATCAAATCAATAAAGGCTAATCAGTTGCCTACATTGTCAGCATCGGCTGCAGGTTATTATGTTGATGTGGCTGCCAACCCGCTGCCAACCCATGGTAATTATATAACGCCTTTAGTATTAGGTGTAACAGTAGCATGGAACTTTGACGCTTTATGGCTTAACAAAAATAAAGTTGCCCAGGCCAGCATACAGCGTACCGAGGTTGACATAAACAAGGGTATTACCACTGATAATGTAAAAGACGAGGTTAACCAAAACTATCAGAACTATTTAACCGCGCTTGATAAGATCAAGTTATTACAAACATCAATTGCACAAGCAGGTGAAAACAATAACATACTGCAATCAAAATACAAGAGCAATACAGCATCAGCAACAGATCGTGCGGATGCGGAAACCTTGCTTTTCCAGGCGCAGATAAACCTGGAGCTTGCTAAAGCAGATGCTGTACTGGCTTATTACTCATTATTAAAATCAACCGGAAAACTTAACAAATAA
- a CDS encoding peroxiredoxin produces MLTIGQEFPKFSKTAVVSIEKGKEFETLTSDYFTNDDNVWTVMFWWPKDFTFVCPTEIAEFNKSYGEFRDRDARLIGASTDSEFVHAAWRRDHEDLRDLKFPMLADTSKSLAEDLGILEPTEKIAYRATFIVDPTGIIRWVSVNDLNVGRNVKEVLRVLDGLQTDELCPCNWEKGQDTLSV; encoded by the coding sequence ATGTTAACTATAGGACAAGAATTCCCAAAATTTTCTAAAACAGCGGTTGTTAGTATTGAAAAAGGCAAAGAGTTTGAAACACTAACTTCTGACTACTTTACTAATGATGATAACGTATGGACAGTAATGTTTTGGTGGCCAAAAGATTTTACTTTTGTTTGCCCTACCGAGATTGCTGAATTCAACAAAAGCTATGGCGAGTTTCGCGATCGCGATGCCCGTTTAATTGGTGCATCAACCGATTCTGAATTTGTGCACGCTGCATGGAGAAGAGATCACGAAGATCTGCGCGACCTTAAATTCCCAATGCTGGCCGATACTTCAAAATCATTAGCTGAAGACTTAGGTATATTAGAACCAACTGAAAAAATTGCTTACCGTGCTACTTTCATTGTTGACCCTACCGGCATTATCCGTTGGGTATCAGTTAACGATTTAAACGTTGGCCGTAACGTTAAAGAAGTTTTACGCGTACTTGATGGTTTACAAACCGATGAGCTTTGCCCATGTAACTGGGAAAAAGGTCAGGATACCCTTAGCGTATAA
- a CDS encoding HlyD family secretion protein — translation MAQKHTTEEEEPKKKPNKVLPIILGIVLIGGIFFGIKEYIYYSKHVDTDDAQIDGDISPVVARVGGYVDSMYFQENEHVNKDQLLVKIDDRDYKVKLEQALAAQKGASAGIGVSQAQIFTTTSNSAVAKAGVASAAARLDQVTKDYARYANLVKDGSITQQQFDQSKSDLEVAQANYKAAQDQYRAAQQQIGTTQSQLTVTNTGVTQRQVDVDYAKLQLSYTNVLSPASGVVSKKNIQIGQLVQAGQTLFSVVNDNSLYITANFKETQLDKIRANQKVDIEVDAYPELKLEGVVYNFSPATGAKFSLLPPDNATGNYVKVVQRVPVKILIKADKDVMEKLRPGMSVNVSVIYKD, via the coding sequence ATGGCACAGAAACACACCACAGAAGAAGAAGAACCTAAAAAGAAACCCAATAAAGTACTTCCAATTATATTAGGGATAGTGCTTATAGGTGGCATCTTTTTTGGCATCAAAGAATATATATACTATAGCAAACACGTAGATACTGACGACGCGCAGATTGACGGCGATATAAGCCCGGTTGTTGCCCGTGTAGGCGGATATGTTGACAGTATGTATTTCCAGGAAAACGAACACGTAAACAAGGATCAGCTTTTAGTAAAAATTGATGACCGCGATTACAAAGTAAAATTAGAACAAGCTTTAGCAGCACAAAAAGGTGCAAGCGCAGGTATTGGCGTAAGCCAGGCACAAATCTTTACTACTACCTCAAACTCGGCAGTAGCTAAAGCAGGTGTTGCATCAGCAGCAGCACGCCTTGACCAGGTTACCAAGGATTATGCACGTTATGCAAACCTTGTTAAAGATGGTTCTATCACTCAACAACAATTTGACCAGTCAAAATCAGATCTTGAAGTTGCGCAGGCAAATTACAAGGCTGCACAGGATCAGTATAGAGCTGCACAACAACAAATTGGTACTACTCAAAGCCAGTTAACTGTAACCAACACAGGTGTTACACAACGCCAGGTTGATGTTGATTATGCTAAGCTGCAATTATCATATACCAATGTGCTTTCACCAGCAAGTGGTGTTGTATCTAAAAAGAACATTCAGATTGGTCAGCTGGTACAGGCAGGTCAAACACTGTTCTCTGTTGTTAATGATAACAGCTTATACATTACTGCAAACTTTAAGGAAACCCAGCTTGATAAAATCCGCGCTAACCAGAAAGTTGATATTGAAGTTGATGCTTATCCAGAGTTAAAATTAGAGGGTGTAGTATATAACTTTTCACCGGCTACAGGTGCAAAATTCTCTTTACTGCCACCTGATAACGCTACCGGTAACTATGTTAAGGTAGTACAGCGTGTGCCTGTTAAGATTTTGATCAAGGCTGATAAGGATGTGATGGAAAAATTACGTCCGGGTATGAGCGTGAATGTTTCTGTTATATATAAAGACTAA